A DNA window from Bdellovibrio sp. BCCA contains the following coding sequences:
- a CDS encoding isocitrate/isopropylmalate dehydrogenase family protein: MTKLTVIPGDGIGPEIMTQVIRVLKHVKAPFEYEEHQAGEVALHTLGDLLPQATCDSINKTKLAIKGPTTTPVGGGHKSINVTMRQKFDLYANVRPVRSLPGVQCVCNDVDLTIVRENTEDLYAGIERMVDEDTAESIKRITRKGSERIARYAFDLAQKTGKPRVAIVHKANIMKMSDGLFLKVAQEVGWQYPNITTKDVIVDNACMQLVTRPQQFDVIVTENLYGDILSDLCAGLVGGLGVVPGANIGEKAAIFEAVHGSAPDIAGQNKANPTALLQSAVMMLQHIGENAKADAIMKALVAALSDVNARTGDLGGKGTTVSFTDAIIQKLG; encoded by the coding sequence ATGACGAAACTGACTGTAATTCCTGGTGATGGAATTGGTCCTGAGATCATGACTCAGGTGATCCGCGTACTGAAACACGTAAAAGCTCCCTTTGAATACGAAGAACATCAAGCCGGCGAAGTCGCGCTGCACACTTTGGGAGATCTTCTTCCGCAAGCGACGTGTGATTCTATCAATAAAACAAAATTGGCAATCAAAGGTCCTACAACAACTCCCGTCGGCGGTGGTCACAAATCCATCAACGTTACAATGAGACAGAAATTCGATCTTTACGCCAACGTCCGCCCCGTTCGTTCTTTGCCAGGCGTGCAATGCGTTTGTAACGACGTGGATTTGACGATCGTGCGTGAAAACACCGAAGACCTTTATGCAGGTATTGAGCGCATGGTCGATGAAGATACGGCCGAGAGTATCAAACGCATCACTCGCAAGGGTTCTGAGCGCATTGCTCGTTATGCTTTTGATCTTGCGCAAAAAACTGGAAAGCCACGTGTGGCGATTGTTCATAAAGCCAATATCATGAAAATGTCTGACGGTTTGTTTTTGAAAGTCGCACAAGAAGTCGGTTGGCAATATCCTAACATCACAACAAAAGATGTGATCGTCGATAACGCTTGCATGCAGCTTGTAACGAGGCCGCAACAGTTTGACGTGATCGTGACTGAAAATCTTTACGGAGATATTTTAAGTGATCTTTGCGCAGGCCTTGTTGGTGGTTTGGGAGTGGTTCCTGGCGCTAACATTGGCGAAAAGGCTGCGATCTTTGAAGCGGTTCACGGATCTGCTCCTGATATCGCAGGCCAAAACAAGGCAAATCCAACAGCGTTATTGCAGTCTGCTGTAATGATGCTTCAACATATTGGTGAAAATGCGAAAGCCGACGCGATCATGAAAGCTTTAGTGGCAGCGTTGTCAGATGTGAATGCTCGCACTGGTGACTTGGGTGGTAAAGGAACAACAGTTTCTTTCACAGATGCGATCATTCAAAAGTTAGGATAG
- a CDS encoding matrixin family metalloprotease, which produces MWKWLGTALVLIIALTIQACAPKAQDDCGFVQNVYGERISWKSDVPVTMQIHSSVPDSMVPAILSAAETWERTAGRKLFNIVQYPRYSGPINPHKDGVNVIYLMNTWEDNRGSEQGRTSVYWIGDLIKEADIRLNGADFGFYWNNQTLTRAAKMDRANSAPVNIEALVLHEMGHVLGLKHKDGQGSVMATYLASGDDRVHLAGTDQTALQCEY; this is translated from the coding sequence ATGTGGAAGTGGCTAGGGACCGCGTTGGTTCTTATTATAGCATTAACAATTCAAGCCTGTGCGCCGAAGGCTCAAGACGATTGCGGATTCGTGCAAAACGTCTATGGCGAGCGCATTTCTTGGAAGAGCGATGTCCCAGTGACAATGCAGATTCACTCCTCTGTTCCTGACTCTATGGTTCCAGCGATTCTTTCTGCGGCAGAGACGTGGGAAAGAACAGCGGGTCGCAAACTTTTTAATATCGTCCAATACCCTCGTTATTCAGGTCCGATCAATCCACACAAAGACGGTGTGAATGTTATCTATTTAATGAACACGTGGGAAGACAACCGTGGCTCTGAGCAAGGGCGCACGAGTGTCTATTGGATTGGTGATCTTATTAAGGAAGCGGACATTCGCTTGAATGGCGCTGATTTCGGATTCTACTGGAACAATCAAACGCTGACTCGCGCGGCGAAAATGGATCGCGCCAATTCTGCTCCCGTAAACATTGAAGCTTTGGTGCTTCATGAAATGGGACATGTACTAGGTTTAAAGCATAAAGATGGACAGGGTTCGGTTATGGCGACGTATTTAGCGAGCGGAGACGATCGCGTGCACCTCGCAGGAACCGATCAAACGGCCTTGCAGTGCGAATACTAA
- a CDS encoding helix-turn-helix transcriptional regulator — MGTNLGEFRKYIQLHFEKWGLTKAECEIGILILRGYSLREIAEQRGTSETTTRQQALSLYKKASLEGRHQLSAFFIEHLLSASGSETTPCDQNDSDSL, encoded by the coding sequence ATGGGAACAAATCTCGGAGAATTCCGAAAATACATTCAGCTTCACTTTGAAAAGTGGGGACTTACGAAAGCGGAATGCGAGATTGGCATTCTCATCCTGCGTGGTTACAGTCTTCGCGAAATCGCCGAACAAAGAGGAACATCAGAGACGACAACTCGTCAGCAAGCTCTGAGCCTTTATAAAAAAGCCTCGCTAGAGGGGCGTCACCAATTGTCGGCTTTCTTCATTGAACATCTTTTATCTGCAAGCGGAAGTGAAACTACGCCTTGCGATCAAAACGATTCAGATTCCCTTTAG
- a CDS encoding Hsp20/alpha crystallin family protein translates to MSSIDNSTRKSQQADLNDLQAEYSRKKKDIARKNEAEISDLKEYYDDKKTAISEQNEAAVNHIRNRQREMAEEASAERQRLSDNYNARTQAMQKTYDEKLISTRDKRQQQVAAAQADARQKVQEIENSSQARVDQVREKSAEDLRNAKQKYNKDMTQMNEFSQKRLEHQREQNDMSITNEVERGRNAQERLRARNEKEYAQLQAKGDGALTREQEIQENKITRLQDNSARRYEQQQKQWDSKEQRLNQQYADRLIHSKVANENQLKTQNERFQNLYAKNEDAQRESLDIQKQRYVRELAETRKDFVKAAEKYDNKGNDPFYKVEDRGSFMRENPDFYVLKAFVPEHEKDNVKVTIQKDRATITGQRSFKDKVEDDGKIVSSSNFQTFREEFPFEKPVITEGMTRERDGDWVVYHIPKGNLNRFDRKA, encoded by the coding sequence ATGTCGTCGATAGACAATTCTACGCGCAAATCCCAGCAAGCGGACTTGAATGACCTTCAAGCCGAATACTCACGCAAAAAGAAAGACATCGCTCGTAAAAACGAAGCGGAGATTTCTGATCTTAAAGAATACTACGACGATAAAAAAACAGCGATCTCGGAACAAAACGAAGCCGCCGTAAATCACATTCGCAACCGTCAAAGGGAAATGGCTGAAGAAGCTTCTGCCGAAAGACAGCGCCTCAGCGACAACTACAATGCTCGCACGCAGGCGATGCAAAAAACTTACGACGAAAAATTAATCAGCACGCGCGATAAACGCCAACAACAAGTCGCAGCGGCGCAAGCGGATGCTCGTCAAAAAGTGCAAGAGATCGAAAACAGCTCGCAAGCTCGTGTGGACCAGGTTCGCGAAAAAAGTGCGGAAGACCTTCGCAACGCCAAACAAAAATACAATAAAGACATGACTCAGATGAACGAGTTCAGTCAGAAACGTTTAGAACACCAGCGCGAACAAAACGACATGTCGATCACAAATGAAGTCGAGCGCGGAAGAAACGCGCAAGAACGTCTTCGTGCGCGCAATGAAAAAGAATACGCGCAACTGCAAGCCAAAGGTGATGGCGCTCTAACTCGTGAGCAAGAAATCCAAGAAAACAAAATCACTCGCCTGCAAGACAACTCGGCCCGCCGCTACGAACAACAACAGAAGCAGTGGGATTCTAAAGAGCAGCGCTTGAATCAGCAGTACGCAGATCGTTTGATCCACTCTAAAGTTGCTAATGAAAACCAGCTGAAGACTCAGAATGAACGTTTTCAAAATCTCTATGCAAAAAATGAAGACGCTCAACGTGAGTCTTTAGATATTCAAAAGCAACGTTATGTGCGTGAGCTTGCGGAGACACGTAAGGATTTCGTGAAGGCCGCTGAAAAATACGACAACAAAGGCAACGATCCCTTCTACAAGGTCGAAGATCGCGGCAGCTTCATGCGTGAAAACCCTGATTTTTACGTTTTAAAAGCTTTTGTTCCTGAACATGAAAAAGACAATGTGAAAGTCACGATCCAAAAAGATCGTGCGACTATCACGGGCCAACGCTCTTTCAAAGATAAAGTGGAAGACGACGGAAAGATTGTAAGCAGTTCCAACTTTCAAACTTTCCGTGAAGAATTTCCTTTTGAAAAACCTGTTATTACAGAAGGCATGACTCGCGAGCGCGATGGTGACTGGGTCGTGTATCACATCCCTAAAGGGAATCTGAATCGTTTTGATCGCAAGGCGTAG
- a CDS encoding PBECR2 nuclease fold domain-containing protein: MAKTKSRAKKKTPSSPSEKEYILVDEAAGLIFESEKDLFGYFEDAINKLEGEYQSLRSPDDFTDEEQIAHEHYLEATLDEPDEVWMDEKTMEDYAIYHFLKAFEEGNEIFKYVAVAYVSSEDEYPTFVFIHFPTKDSRLWQNYQRGELVYDKTFEEVAGGAIEGDALGEGDPLAMGLYLAMLKVRGEKDIPQEKFQDFAPLREDTIENADEIWRKNDLDGNVLVSFIKEFPDHETTKDLVYIAVTQEDEESNVHSLLFSFPTTDRTLVDRYRQGDNLQADEVSQESAH, translated from the coding sequence ATGGCGAAAACAAAATCCCGTGCGAAAAAGAAAACTCCCAGCTCTCCCTCGGAAAAAGAGTATATTCTTGTCGATGAAGCGGCAGGTCTTATCTTTGAATCAGAGAAGGATCTCTTCGGTTATTTTGAAGACGCCATCAATAAATTAGAGGGAGAGTATCAATCTTTACGATCTCCTGACGATTTCACTGACGAAGAACAGATTGCCCATGAGCATTATCTAGAAGCGACATTGGATGAGCCCGATGAAGTCTGGATGGATGAAAAAACCATGGAAGACTATGCAATCTATCACTTCCTCAAAGCTTTTGAAGAAGGCAATGAGATTTTCAAATACGTGGCTGTGGCTTACGTATCTTCTGAAGACGAATATCCGACTTTTGTTTTTATTCACTTCCCGACAAAAGACAGTCGTTTGTGGCAAAACTATCAGCGCGGCGAATTGGTTTACGACAAAACTTTTGAAGAAGTCGCCGGCGGAGCCATTGAAGGTGATGCCCTCGGTGAGGGTGATCCATTGGCGATGGGTCTTTACTTGGCGATGCTTAAAGTGCGTGGCGAAAAAGACATTCCTCAAGAGAAGTTTCAAGACTTCGCTCCATTGCGCGAAGACACGATTGAAAATGCCGATGAGATTTGGCGTAAGAATGATTTAGACGGAAACGTTTTAGTGAGTTTTATTAAAGAATTCCCAGATCACGAAACCACGAAAGATTTGGTCTATATCGCGGTCACTCAGGAAGATGAAGAATCTAACGTTCACTCTCTTTTGTTTTCTTTCCCGACTACGGATCGCACTTTGGTAGATCGCTATCGTCAGGGTGATAATCTGCAAGCCGATGAGGTCTCTCAGGAATCCGCTCATTAA
- a CDS encoding DUF6635 family protein has product MENVMDQQTLAPILGALDECIEKYIEDRKSRIGDFIERHFSLQETFAIQKKSFPLDLLYSPLNTLWAIPYLSAKKSVETLDKMGWTKLSPAMEKVPSGIKTGYQREIERLIATELLDSEALLTDLRKHPTFAKLMLSKELQIDESKIQKEFIKEIEKYTASQAFIADLAGSLMTLAAGWWFFGDKSLSLLGLGNKIARKMARDKAASHFFLGEKLGSTFYGIFPPVPTRTEIYMATFAVGTLLTIFSIFAAIMSDPVRKKLGLHNKKLTTLVENLEEKLFLLLKKEIKQSLRHSANDKLAS; this is encoded by the coding sequence ATGGAAAACGTCATGGATCAACAGACTTTGGCCCCCATTTTAGGAGCCCTGGACGAGTGCATTGAAAAATACATCGAGGACCGTAAGAGTCGCATCGGCGATTTCATCGAGCGTCATTTCTCTCTTCAAGAGACTTTCGCCATTCAAAAGAAGTCCTTTCCATTAGATTTGCTCTATAGCCCCTTAAATACTCTTTGGGCCATCCCCTATCTTTCCGCCAAAAAATCGGTCGAAACCTTAGATAAGATGGGTTGGACAAAGCTCAGCCCCGCAATGGAAAAAGTTCCCTCGGGAATTAAAACAGGTTATCAACGAGAAATTGAACGCCTGATCGCCACGGAACTTTTAGACTCCGAAGCCCTGCTCACTGACCTTCGCAAACATCCCACGTTTGCAAAGCTGATGCTTTCTAAAGAACTGCAAATTGATGAATCGAAAATTCAAAAAGAATTTATCAAAGAAATTGAAAAGTACACCGCAAGCCAAGCCTTTATCGCAGACCTTGCCGGATCTTTAATGACCCTCGCTGCGGGCTGGTGGTTTTTCGGAGATAAAAGTTTAAGTCTTTTGGGATTAGGCAATAAGATCGCAAGAAAAATGGCGCGCGATAAAGCAGCCTCGCATTTCTTTTTAGGTGAGAAATTAGGTTCCACTTTTTACGGAATCTTTCCTCCCGTTCCGACTCGCACGGAAATTTATATGGCGACTTTTGCCGTCGGGACTTTGCTGACCATCTTTAGTATTTTCGCAGCGATCATGAGTGATCCGGTTCGTAAGAAGCTCGGACTTCACAACAAAAAGCTCACGACGCTTGTCGAGAATCTCGAAGAGAAACTATTTCTTTTGCTTAAGAAAGAGATCAAACAATCTCTTCGTCACTCGGCAAATGACAAACTTGCCAGCTAA
- a CDS encoding FMN-binding glutamate synthase family protein yields the protein MRREFYIAFVAAIVLNFIFYLAWPPGLYSLIFFIPFFALGFRDIRQHRHAIKSNFPVFGHFRYLLESIRPEINQYFIESNTDGKPFSREQRSVVYQRAKKVLDTVPFGTQHDVYEQGYEFVTHSLYPKHLSRKDLRVTIGSDLCKQPYSMSLLNISAMSFGSLSTASILALNGGAKDGHFAHNTGEGGISPYHLEPGGDLIWQIGTGYFGCRTHSGDFDPELFKKNSSHPQVKMIELKLSQGAKPGHGGILSGKKVTPEIAAIRNVPLGKDVISPPGHKAFSDAKGMLQFISTLRELSGGKPVGFKFCLGHRQEFEELVALMKELKLYPDFIVVDGAEGGTGAAPLEFTNYIGTPGMDALVVVVDTLKKAGLKDQIKVIATGKITTAFDIVKLLCIGADATYAARSMMLALGCIQALRCNNNKCPTGVATQDPNLVKGLHVPTKRERVKNFHQETLESVAHMIGAMGVSHHSELRRHHLHKRVEENVIKTYAEIYTEA from the coding sequence ATGAGACGGGAATTCTATATCGCATTTGTAGCGGCGATTGTTTTGAATTTTATTTTTTACTTAGCTTGGCCGCCGGGATTGTATTCACTGATCTTCTTTATTCCGTTTTTTGCTTTAGGTTTCCGCGATATTCGCCAGCATCGTCATGCGATCAAATCTAATTTTCCTGTTTTTGGTCATTTCCGTTATCTTCTTGAATCCATCCGTCCCGAGATCAATCAATACTTTATTGAATCCAACACCGACGGAAAGCCGTTCAGCCGTGAACAGCGTTCGGTTGTTTATCAACGTGCTAAAAAAGTTCTCGACACGGTTCCTTTTGGAACTCAGCACGACGTTTACGAACAAGGTTATGAGTTCGTCACGCACTCTCTTTATCCAAAACATCTAAGTCGCAAAGATCTGCGTGTCACCATCGGCAGTGATCTTTGCAAACAGCCCTATTCGATGTCGCTATTAAATATTTCTGCGATGAGCTTTGGTTCACTTTCCACAGCCAGCATCTTGGCGTTAAATGGTGGCGCTAAAGACGGCCACTTTGCTCACAACACGGGGGAGGGTGGTATTTCTCCTTACCACTTAGAACCAGGTGGAGATTTAATTTGGCAAATCGGCACAGGCTATTTTGGTTGCCGGACACATTCCGGTGATTTTGATCCGGAATTGTTTAAGAAAAACTCCAGTCATCCGCAAGTGAAGATGATTGAGCTAAAATTATCTCAAGGGGCCAAGCCAGGTCACGGCGGGATTTTATCCGGCAAAAAAGTGACTCCTGAAATCGCGGCGATTCGTAACGTGCCTTTGGGTAAAGACGTGATTTCACCTCCGGGCCACAAAGCTTTTTCCGACGCCAAAGGAATGCTTCAATTTATTTCTACTTTGCGTGAGCTTTCTGGTGGCAAGCCCGTCGGTTTTAAATTTTGCTTAGGCCATCGCCAGGAGTTCGAAGAGCTTGTGGCTTTGATGAAAGAGCTTAAGCTTTATCCTGACTTTATCGTTGTCGATGGCGCCGAAGGTGGGACGGGGGCGGCTCCGTTGGAGTTTACGAACTACATCGGAACTCCGGGAATGGATGCGCTCGTTGTCGTCGTTGATACTTTAAAAAAAGCAGGTCTTAAAGATCAAATCAAAGTCATCGCGACAGGAAAAATCACAACAGCATTTGATATAGTAAAACTACTTTGCATTGGTGCTGATGCGACTTATGCCGCTCGTTCCATGATGCTCGCGTTGGGATGTATTCAAGCGCTTCGTTGTAACAACAATAAATGTCCAACGGGTGTGGCGACTCAAGATCCAAACTTGGTTAAAGGTCTTCACGTGCCGACAAAAAGAGAGCGCGTAAAGAACTTCCATCAAGAGACATTAGAGTCTGTGGCTCATATGATCGGTGCAATGGGTGTTTCTCATCACAGTGAACTGCGCCGTCATCATCTTCACAAACGTGTGGAAGAAAACGTTATCAAAACATATGCAGAGATTTATACAGAGGCGTAA
- a CDS encoding lipase maturation factor family protein codes for MLLVDYNISSWMFSKTLSLCYFVAFLSLMPQLLGLFGRQGILSIDHLLNLLDNEMKAERFYHVPSVFWLFSSDFALKAVCFIGMMASSLSFLGFSQSFMLLICFVCYLSFVSCGQLFLSYQWDSLLLEFGFLGLFFAPYQWEWIPFGAHVLHPILYGLTLFLLFKLMFLSGVVKLTNKDTSWKDLTAMTYHYWTQPLPTPLAFFANKLPLHFQRFSTLVLFFIEIVTPFFIFIPGPQQVLAVFFLILLQVLIVLTGNYGFFNLLTLGLCLGVLPDSAWGFKINWIETTTVPTYIAAIPAILLIPSSLFWIYKSLFEKSKAVDFMLPYMRFFYPFRISNPYGLFAVMTKNRPELVLEGSNDGHHWEEYEFNYKPVSLKKMPPIVAPHQPRLDWQMWFAALEGFNENLWLQNLITRIFQESPDVLMLFAKDPFKGKAPKALRIQRYEYKFASFKELREEGLWWKRDFVGSYGPVFQREEFTEEA; via the coding sequence ATGTTGCTTGTCGACTATAATATCTCAAGCTGGATGTTTTCAAAGACCTTGAGCCTTTGTTATTTTGTGGCGTTTCTATCTTTGATGCCGCAACTTCTGGGGCTCTTTGGTCGACAAGGTATTTTGTCGATCGATCATCTTCTGAATCTTTTAGACAACGAAATGAAGGCCGAACGATTTTATCACGTGCCTTCTGTGTTTTGGTTGTTCTCTTCGGATTTTGCTCTGAAAGCCGTTTGCTTTATTGGGATGATGGCATCGTCATTGTCATTCTTGGGTTTCAGCCAAAGCTTTATGCTGCTGATTTGCTTTGTTTGTTACTTGTCTTTTGTAAGTTGCGGGCAGCTTTTCTTAAGTTATCAGTGGGACAGTCTGCTTTTAGAGTTTGGTTTTTTAGGACTGTTCTTTGCACCTTACCAGTGGGAGTGGATTCCGTTTGGAGCACACGTTCTTCATCCGATTCTTTATGGCTTAACTTTGTTTTTATTATTTAAGCTGATGTTTTTATCAGGTGTCGTGAAACTCACAAACAAAGACACATCGTGGAAAGATCTGACTGCGATGACATATCACTACTGGACTCAACCGCTGCCTACACCGCTAGCTTTTTTTGCTAACAAACTGCCTCTTCATTTTCAGCGCTTCAGCACTCTTGTGTTGTTTTTTATTGAAATCGTAACACCGTTTTTTATTTTTATTCCTGGTCCGCAACAAGTGCTTGCCGTGTTCTTCCTAATTCTTCTTCAAGTTTTAATTGTTCTTACGGGTAACTATGGCTTCTTCAATCTTCTAACTTTAGGTCTTTGTTTAGGAGTTTTGCCTGATTCAGCTTGGGGATTTAAGATTAACTGGATTGAGACGACAACAGTTCCCACATATATCGCGGCAATTCCGGCGATCTTGTTAATTCCTTCTTCTTTGTTTTGGATCTACAAAAGTCTTTTTGAAAAAAGCAAAGCAGTGGATTTTATGCTCCCCTACATGCGCTTTTTTTATCCTTTCCGCATTTCGAATCCCTACGGTCTCTTTGCCGTGATGACAAAAAATCGCCCGGAGCTTGTTTTAGAAGGCAGCAACGACGGCCATCATTGGGAAGAGTATGAATTTAACTATAAGCCTGTCTCTTTAAAAAAGATGCCGCCTATCGTAGCTCCACATCAACCGCGTTTAGATTGGCAGATGTGGTTCGCAGCTCTTGAAGGCTTTAACGAAAATCTGTGGCTGCAAAACCTGATCACTCGTATTTTTCAAGAGTCGCCTGACGTTCTTATGTTATTTGCAAAAGACCCGTTTAAAGGAAAAGCACCGAAAGCCTTACGCATTCAACGCTACGAATATAAGTTTGCGAGTTTTAAAGAACTTCGTGAAGAGGGACTTTGGTGGAAACGGGACTTCGTCGGATCTTATGGTCCCGTCTTTCAAAGAGAAGAATTCACAGAAGAGGCGTAA
- a CDS encoding endonuclease MutS2 has translation MQDLVVLDWVEILEKIRSHATSEAARETVMTTKPLSSPEAAYASFQEIAQATEVLNQGVRPFMQSLDLYSTWIARLRKSAVLKNLEIKDVRSFCLEVLALKEALSPIENEWAQNISASLMKAEEPLSAIDQILTPNGEIRADASETLFRLYKEKERLAREVQSTLDRLVKDHQMENVLQDKYVTTRDGRWVLPVRSGMQHHLPGVIHGSSQTKQTVFMEPEKVIPTNNRLRQIEVEIEDEIERLLTELSRYLSSKASDIESSRVLLEECDVRFSQAQFASQVNAHPIQFSKESMELIEVRHPLLQLSGKPVVSNSVLLEGRKSILLLSGPNAGGKTVLLKSIGLAAQMARCGLPICASETSKIPFFKDILIGIGDAQSVDEELSTFAAHLKILSKAASLKHRDNLILIDEICGSTDPEEGSALGRSFIETFSNNDVFAVITSHLGPLKSGWDEESRVLNGSLEYDPKTGRPTYQFIAGIPGDSLAIQTAKRVGVSQAIVQRALDVLAPATRARLEGLEQIEQLKSDISILQEHLRKETNAALAMKKKYEGLLEQFNKDKDEWLQRTVKKAERKVEEAIAQAKVTETFKRHTALQEIKYKLPEIVKAKPITQPGAPENAEDFAKRFPPGSKVFVVSLNQDGIVQSTPNSKGEVLVLSGSVRLQLHWQELRLPGKPQNPTSQLVRQGSSFSVALADDDRTLDLRGKTVEDALSELELALDKAAQSREDRMKIIHGHGTEALKKAVRTYLSRSIYVKKWKAGSPEGGGDGITWVELGEA, from the coding sequence ATGCAAGATCTCGTCGTTCTTGATTGGGTCGAAATTTTAGAAAAAATCCGCTCTCATGCTACAAGTGAAGCGGCTCGCGAAACTGTGATGACAACAAAACCTTTGTCTTCACCGGAAGCGGCTTACGCCAGTTTCCAAGAAATCGCGCAAGCTACGGAAGTCTTGAATCAAGGTGTCCGTCCTTTCATGCAAAGCTTGGATTTGTATTCCACATGGATTGCGCGTCTTCGTAAAAGTGCGGTTTTAAAAAATCTTGAAATCAAAGACGTGCGCAGTTTCTGTCTTGAAGTGTTGGCGCTTAAAGAAGCGCTTTCTCCGATTGAAAACGAATGGGCGCAAAATATTTCTGCAAGCCTCATGAAAGCAGAAGAGCCTCTTTCGGCGATTGATCAGATTCTGACTCCTAACGGAGAAATCCGCGCGGATGCCAGTGAAACATTGTTCCGACTTTATAAAGAAAAAGAACGTCTTGCGCGTGAGGTGCAAAGCACACTAGATCGTTTGGTCAAAGACCACCAAATGGAAAATGTATTGCAGGACAAATACGTTACCACTCGTGATGGCCGTTGGGTTCTTCCTGTGCGCAGTGGAATGCAACATCATTTGCCTGGCGTGATTCACGGATCTTCGCAAACAAAACAAACTGTGTTCATGGAGCCTGAAAAGGTCATTCCGACGAACAATCGCCTGCGCCAAATTGAAGTGGAAATCGAAGATGAGATCGAAAGACTTCTCACAGAGCTTTCTCGTTATCTTTCTTCAAAAGCTTCTGACATTGAAAGCAGCCGCGTTCTTCTTGAAGAGTGCGACGTGCGTTTTTCCCAAGCGCAGTTTGCTTCACAAGTAAATGCCCACCCGATTCAGTTTTCAAAAGAAAGTATGGAACTGATCGAAGTGCGCCACCCGCTTTTGCAACTTTCAGGAAAACCTGTGGTTTCAAATTCGGTTTTGCTGGAAGGTCGTAAAAGTATTTTGCTTCTGAGCGGTCCAAATGCCGGTGGTAAAACTGTTTTGCTTAAATCTATCGGTCTTGCCGCACAAATGGCGCGCTGTGGACTTCCGATTTGTGCCAGCGAAACTTCGAAGATTCCGTTCTTTAAAGATATTTTGATCGGCATTGGTGATGCGCAAAGTGTGGATGAAGAACTGAGTACCTTCGCTGCTCATTTAAAGATCCTTTCAAAGGCCGCGAGCCTAAAACATCGTGATAATTTAATTTTGATCGATGAGATCTGCGGATCAACGGACCCCGAAGAAGGAAGTGCTTTGGGAAGAAGTTTCATTGAAACATTCTCAAACAATGATGTCTTCGCTGTGATCACTTCGCACTTAGGACCATTAAAATCCGGTTGGGATGAAGAAAGTCGCGTCCTCAACGGCAGCCTTGAGTACGATCCAAAAACAGGCCGCCCGACTTACCAGTTTATCGCTGGGATCCCTGGGGATTCATTGGCCATTCAAACAGCCAAACGTGTCGGCGTTTCTCAAGCCATCGTGCAAAGAGCGTTGGACGTCTTAGCTCCAGCGACTCGTGCGCGCCTTGAAGGCCTTGAACAGATTGAACAACTCAAAAGCGATATTTCTATTTTGCAAGAGCACTTACGCAAAGAAACCAATGCGGCTCTCGCGATGAAAAAGAAATACGAAGGTCTTTTAGAGCAATTTAATAAAGACAAAGACGAATGGTTGCAGCGCACAGTTAAAAAAGCTGAGCGCAAAGTGGAAGAAGCGATTGCTCAAGCCAAAGTCACAGAGACCTTTAAGCGTCACACGGCCTTGCAAGAGATCAAATACAAACTTCCTGAAATCGTGAAAGCAAAACCGATCACACAACCTGGCGCTCCTGAAAATGCAGAGGACTTTGCAAAAAGATTCCCGCCAGGATCAAAAGTTTTTGTCGTTTCACTAAACCAAGATGGAATCGTGCAAAGCACGCCGAACTCTAAAGGTGAAGTGTTGGTGCTTTCTGGTTCCGTAAGACTGCAACTGCACTGGCAGGAATTACGTCTTCCGGGAAAACCGCAAAATCCAACATCACAGCTTGTGCGCCAAGGAAGTTCTTTCTCTGTCGCACTCGCTGACGATGATCGCACTTTGGATTTGCGTGGAAAAACCGTGGAAGATGCATTATCAGAATTGGAACTTGCATTAGACAAGGCCGCGCAGTCCCGTGAAGATCGCATGAAGATCATTCATGGACACGGCACGGAAGCTTTGAAAAAAGCCGTGCGTACCTATCTGTCACGTTCTATTTACGTGAAGAAATGGAAAGCAGGATCGCCCGAAGGTGGCGGAGACGGTATTACTTGGGTAGAACTCGGCGAAGCGTAA